One genomic window of Mucilaginibacter sp. SJ includes the following:
- a CDS encoding DUF433 domain-containing protein, whose amino-acid sequence MSNLLDRITVDPNICHGKACIRHMRWPVEVIIDLIASGMSFDDILNDHPELEKDDILASLSYAKISLSGKSLEEVH is encoded by the coding sequence ATGAGTAATCTACTTGACAGAATTACAGTTGATCCAAACATATGCCATGGGAAAGCGTGTATCAGGCATATGCGCTGGCCGGTTGAAGTTATTATTGACCTCATAGCATCTGGTATGTCATTTGATGATATCTTAAACGACCATCCGGAATTAGAAAAGGACGACATACTCGCTTCTTTATCTTATGCTAAGATTAGTTTATCGGGTAAATCTTTAGAAGAAGTACATTAA
- a CDS encoding DUF5615 family PIN-like protein, whose translation MDFLIDVHLPIALSKYLDKQNDCSSLHVNQILQKWNTTDAEICKYADEKNLVVITKDQDFKNSHFINKTLKRS comes from the coding sequence ATGGACTTCCTGATTGATGTGCATCTGCCAATAGCTCTTTCTAAATATCTGGACAAACAGAACGATTGCAGTTCTTTACACGTCAATCAAATACTTCAAAAATGGAATACTACAGATGCTGAAATCTGCAAATATGCGGATGAAAAGAATCTCGTAGTGATCACCAAAGATCAGGATTTTAAAAACTCACATTTCATAAATAAGACCCTAAAAAGATCATAA
- a CDS encoding glycosyltransferase family 2 protein, whose amino-acid sequence MFNPRLSVITIVYNNVRDIERTIQSVVNQTYTNIEYVIVDGLSNDGTLQVIDKYKNQIAAFISEKDQGIYDAMNKGLALATGDYVIFMNSGDEFYDHETVAAVFASAEDADIYYGETEMIAEDGSSLGQRRHKAPETFTWRGFKYGMSISHQAIYIRRSLTEPYDRRYQLSSDIDWIIRAAKKATKIVNVNCYVAKYLVGGMSKKKHRQSLMERFEIMKRNYGLIPTVFNHFVIAFNLGWYWLKNRRTND is encoded by the coding sequence ATGTTTAATCCGCGCTTAAGCGTTATCACTATTGTTTATAATAACGTAAGGGATATTGAGCGTACTATTCAGTCGGTAGTTAATCAAACTTATACCAATATTGAATATGTTATTGTTGATGGTTTATCCAACGATGGTACTTTACAGGTAATCGACAAATACAAAAATCAAATTGCAGCGTTCATCAGCGAAAAAGACCAGGGTATTTACGATGCCATGAATAAAGGACTTGCCCTGGCAACCGGTGATTATGTGATCTTCATGAACTCGGGAGATGAGTTTTATGATCACGAAACTGTTGCCGCTGTTTTTGCTTCTGCAGAAGATGCCGACATTTATTATGGTGAGACAGAAATGATAGCCGAAGACGGCAGCAGTTTAGGACAGCGCCGTCACAAAGCACCGGAAACGTTTACCTGGCGCGGATTTAAATATGGCATGAGCATTAGCCACCAGGCTATCTATATCAGGCGTTCGCTGACGGAACCTTATGATCGCCGATATCAATTGAGTTCAGATATCGACTGGATAATCCGCGCAGCAAAAAAAGCTACGAAGATAGTCAACGTTAACTGCTACGTGGCCAAATATCTGGTAGGCGGCATGTCGAAGAAAAAACACCGCCAAAGCTTGATGGAGCGTTTTGAGATCATGAAGCGAAATTATGGCTTGATCCCCACTGTTTTTAACCATTTTGTTATCGCCTTTAATTTGGGTTGGTACTGGTTGAAGAACAGGAGGACGAATGATTAA
- a CDS encoding glycosyltransferase family 4 protein, which yields MLKVVHLNTYDGNGGAGRACMRLNRALLSQNIDSKIIVHYKFGNNPDIKTFNRNIIQKSYTAATIILERILAKRFLKPHSRTPFSFTWFGRSVIKYPDVKNADIIHLHWINHGFLDPKHIAEIRKLGKPVVWTFHDSNAFTGGCHVRYTCDHYQQQCGNCPLLINSADDDISHRIWQQKNKAYQQLDFNIIAPSLWMQASVKKSSLMRGKAASNIPNTLETDVFKPIDKKEAKTKAGLPTDKFIFLSGFMPSRKDLHKGTQYLLESMELLRQRLGTETDQIELVVFGNRGTENLPDFPFKTSFLGTINNDEKLAVHYAAADAFLIPSLEDNLPYTVMESLSCGTPVIAFTTGGIPDMVQHQYNGYLATYRSSESFTDGMEWIIKHPERDKLNQQARQTVIDGFSEEVIAKKHVEVYKQLLSKGGSNV from the coding sequence ATGTTAAAAGTGGTGCACCTCAATACGTATGACGGCAATGGCGGAGCGGGCAGGGCCTGCATGCGCCTTAACCGGGCATTACTTAGCCAAAATATCGATTCTAAAATTATAGTACATTATAAATTTGGAAATAATCCTGATATCAAGACTTTTAACCGTAATATTATCCAAAAATCATATACGGCCGCAACTATTATTCTGGAGCGGATATTGGCTAAACGGTTTCTAAAACCCCATAGCCGTACACCTTTTTCCTTTACCTGGTTTGGCCGTTCGGTAATCAAATATCCCGATGTTAAAAACGCCGATATCATTCACCTGCATTGGATTAATCACGGCTTTCTGGATCCCAAACATATAGCCGAAATTAGAAAGCTGGGCAAGCCTGTGGTGTGGACCTTTCACGACAGCAATGCCTTTACCGGTGGTTGTCATGTGCGCTATACCTGCGATCATTACCAGCAACAATGCGGTAACTGCCCGCTGTTAATCAACTCTGCCGATGATGATATTTCGCACCGCATCTGGCAGCAAAAAAATAAGGCTTATCAACAACTCGACTTCAACATTATCGCCCCAAGTTTATGGATGCAAGCTTCTGTAAAGAAAAGTAGTTTGATGCGAGGCAAAGCCGCAAGCAATATTCCAAATACGCTGGAAACCGATGTTTTTAAACCGATAGACAAAAAGGAAGCGAAAACCAAGGCAGGCTTACCAACGGATAAATTTATTTTTTTAAGCGGATTTATGCCGTCGCGTAAGGATCTGCATAAAGGCACTCAATACCTGTTGGAAAGTATGGAATTGCTCAGGCAGCGTTTGGGTACAGAAACCGATCAGATAGAATTGGTGGTTTTTGGAAACCGCGGCACAGAGAACCTGCCCGACTTCCCTTTCAAAACCAGCTTTTTAGGAACCATCAATAACGATGAGAAACTCGCCGTGCATTACGCCGCGGCGGATGCTTTTTTGATCCCTTCGCTTGAGGATAATTTACCTTACACCGTAATGGAAAGTCTGAGCTGCGGTACACCTGTAATCGCTTTTACTACAGGTGGTATCCCGGATATGGTGCAGCACCAGTATAATGGCTACCTTGCTACTTATCGCTCGTCCGAAAGTTTTACTGATGGGATGGAATGGATCATTAAACATCCTGAAAGGGATAAGTTGAACCAACAAGCCCGGCAAACTGTAATAGACGGTTTTTCAGAGGAGGTGATCGCTAAAAAGCATGTCGAAGTTTATAAACAATTACTGAGCAAAGGAGGTAGCAATGTTTAA
- a CDS encoding S41 family peptidase has translation MKKLYIVLFLATLCQTNLKAQTTSYFTSNPTLTPDGKTVIFTYEGDLWKADINSPAATRLTAMQGEETSPRVSPDGQWLAFSSNQFGNNDVYVMPLAGGDIRQLTYNDSGDNVDSWTWDSKSIYFNSSRYNGFSEYKVAATGGTPVRLFGHYFNTIHGIVEHPQTGELFFSNTWESIYFPTRKHYKGAYNPDIQSYNPKTKAYKKYTDWQGKDFWTTVDQKGNIYFVSDEGNEEYNLYTFIDGKKTALTQFPTSIKRPQVSADGSKVVFEKDYQIFVYDVASKQTRKFSLNLFRNNVLPKDQSFETGGKIEGAALSPDGKKLAFVSRGELFVSDAEGKFGKKLERNTTERITEVSWMSDNKTLIFGQTLGGYPNWYTITADGTGAGKQLTSDKGSNRLLSMNKDRTQAIYLSGRNELKLLDLKTLTSKTIVTDEFWGFYNPPPRFSPNGEYVVYNAYRNFEMDVFVYEIKTGKILNLTNSGVTESAPFWSPDGKYIYFASSRTQPEYPYGSKDAHVYRMPLQKYDDPFKMDKFTALFKEEKKDDDKNKKDKDKKASNKKKPLSEQPTPKPPADIVIDTEEPMKRLERISPEFGQAQGPYVIQKGDKTLVYYASNHSEGKGALYRTTLEAFENPKTEKVGNGDFGNYNIFGNGDKYFVLAGGNIYNLNIDANKVDKLDINYSFTRNMAGEFTQMFDETWAGLDENYYDGNFHGADWKKVHDSYKAFVPYINNRSDLRLLLNDMLGELNSSHQGFYSNGSEEKKTLSYRTMETGIIFDNDSPYKVSSIVIHSNADKAGIDVKPGDILKAVNGVTVDEKQDRNYYFSKPSLDKEIELTFSRGGKDIKVKLHPESTGDLSGNLYDDWIKSNAKTVAEKSKNRIAYSYMKNMGDGALEDFLEDMVDDAYNKDALILDLRYNTGGNVHDNVLRFLSQKPYLQWAYRDGKKTQQSNFAPAAKPIILLMNEQTLSDGEMTSQGFKQLGLGKIVGTETYRWIIFTSGKGLVDGSFYRIPAWGCYTLDGKDIEKTGVTPDIYVKTDFADRIENKDPQLDRAIEEILKQFK, from the coding sequence ATGAAGAAACTATACATCGTATTGTTTTTGGCAACATTGTGCCAAACAAACCTTAAAGCCCAAACCACAAGCTATTTTACATCTAACCCAACCCTAACACCCGATGGCAAAACCGTAATTTTCACTTACGAAGGCGATCTTTGGAAAGCCGATATCAACAGCCCAGCCGCCACGCGATTGACCGCCATGCAGGGAGAAGAAACCAGTCCGCGGGTATCGCCCGACGGGCAATGGCTGGCCTTTTCATCAAACCAGTTTGGCAATAACGATGTATACGTAATGCCGCTTGCCGGCGGCGATATCAGGCAGCTTACCTATAACGATTCCGGCGATAATGTAGATTCCTGGACCTGGGACTCCAAATCCATTTACTTTAACTCAAGCCGTTACAATGGTTTCAGTGAATACAAAGTAGCGGCTACCGGCGGAACACCGGTGCGGTTGTTCGGTCATTATTTTAATACCATTCACGGCATTGTTGAACATCCGCAAACCGGCGAGCTGTTTTTCAGCAATACTTGGGAGAGTATTTATTTCCCAACCCGTAAGCATTATAAAGGCGCTTACAATCCCGATATTCAATCATACAATCCTAAAACCAAAGCCTATAAAAAATATACCGACTGGCAGGGAAAGGATTTCTGGACCACCGTTGATCAAAAAGGCAATATCTATTTTGTATCCGACGAGGGCAACGAGGAATATAACTTGTACACCTTTATCGACGGTAAAAAAACTGCTTTAACCCAGTTCCCGACATCCATTAAACGCCCGCAGGTTAGTGCCGATGGCAGTAAGGTTGTTTTTGAAAAGGATTACCAGATTTTTGTGTACGATGTGGCATCCAAACAAACGCGGAAGTTTAGCCTAAACCTGTTCCGCAATAATGTACTGCCTAAAGACCAATCGTTTGAAACAGGCGGTAAAATTGAGGGAGCAGCTTTATCACCCGACGGCAAAAAGCTGGCTTTTGTATCCCGCGGCGAATTATTTGTAAGCGATGCCGAAGGTAAATTCGGCAAAAAACTGGAGCGCAATACCACCGAACGCATTACTGAAGTAAGCTGGATGAGCGATAACAAAACCCTCATTTTTGGTCAAACCCTGGGTGGCTATCCCAACTGGTACACTATCACAGCAGATGGTACCGGAGCCGGAAAACAGCTCACATCAGATAAAGGCAGTAACCGCCTGTTGAGCATGAATAAAGACCGTACACAGGCCATTTATCTGAGCGGCCGTAATGAACTGAAACTTTTGGATCTGAAAACACTCACATCAAAAACTATTGTTACCGATGAGTTTTGGGGATTCTACAACCCTCCTCCGCGCTTTTCGCCAAATGGCGAGTACGTGGTATACAACGCTTACCGCAATTTTGAGATGGACGTTTTTGTTTATGAGATAAAAACCGGGAAAATACTGAACCTTACCAATAGCGGTGTTACAGAATCGGCGCCATTTTGGTCGCCGGATGGTAAGTATATTTATTTTGCGTCATCCCGTACACAGCCCGAGTATCCTTACGGCTCAAAAGATGCCCACGTTTACCGGATGCCTTTGCAAAAGTATGATGATCCTTTTAAGATGGATAAGTTTACGGCCCTGTTTAAAGAGGAGAAAAAAGACGACGATAAAAACAAAAAGGATAAGGACAAAAAAGCGTCTAACAAAAAGAAACCTTTATCTGAGCAGCCAACGCCTAAACCGCCTGCCGATATTGTGATAGACACCGAAGAACCGATGAAAAGACTGGAACGCATCAGCCCGGAGTTTGGCCAGGCCCAGGGACCTTATGTGATTCAAAAAGGAGATAAAACATTGGTTTACTATGCCTCAAACCATAGCGAAGGTAAGGGGGCGCTTTACCGTACCACCCTTGAAGCTTTTGAAAACCCTAAAACTGAAAAAGTTGGCAACGGCGACTTCGGCAATTACAACATTTTTGGCAATGGCGATAAATATTTTGTGCTGGCCGGAGGCAATATCTACAACCTAAACATCGATGCTAACAAAGTGGATAAGTTAGATATCAATTACAGCTTTACCCGTAACATGGCCGGGGAATTTACGCAGATGTTTGACGAAACCTGGGCCGGTCTGGATGAAAACTATTACGACGGCAATTTCCACGGGGCCGACTGGAAAAAGGTTCATGATTCTTACAAAGCATTTGTGCCCTATATTAACAATCGCTCAGATCTTCGCCTGTTGCTAAACGATATGCTTGGCGAGCTCAATTCATCGCACCAGGGCTTTTACTCAAACGGCAGCGAGGAAAAGAAAACCCTCAGCTACCGCACCATGGAAACCGGAATTATTTTTGACAATGATTCACCATACAAAGTCAGCAGTATAGTCATCCATAGTAATGCCGATAAAGCAGGTATCGATGTAAAACCGGGTGATATCCTGAAAGCAGTGAACGGCGTCACGGTTGATGAAAAACAGGACCGTAACTATTACTTCAGCAAACCGTCGCTTGATAAGGAAATTGAGCTAACCTTTAGCCGCGGCGGCAAAGATATTAAAGTGAAGCTACACCCGGAGTCAACCGGTGACCTGTCAGGCAATCTTTACGACGACTGGATCAAATCAAATGCTAAAACAGTTGCCGAAAAAAGTAAAAACCGCATCGCTTACTCATACATGAAAAACATGGGTGATGGCGCCCTGGAAGATTTCCTGGAAGATATGGTTGATGATGCTTATAATAAAGACGCGCTCATCCTCGACCTAAGATATAACACAGGCGGTAACGTGCATGATAATGTGTTGAGGTTCTTGTCGCAAAAGCCATATTTGCAATGGGCCTACCGCGATGGCAAAAAAACACAGCAATCAAACTTCGCGCCGGCGGCCAAACCGATCATCCTGCTCATGAACGAGCAAACCTTGAGCGATGGCGAGATGACCTCACAAGGCTTTAAGCAATTAGGCTTAGGCAAAATCGTCGGCACCGAAACTTACCGCTGGATCATTTTTACAAGCGGCAAAGGCTTAGTTGACGGTTCTTTTTACCGTATCCCTGCTTGGGGCTGCTACACCCTTGATGGCAAGGACATTGAAAAAACAGGTGTAACACCGGATATTTATGTAAAAACAGATTTTGCTGACAGGATTGAAAATAAAGACCCGCAGCTGGATAGGGCTATTGAGGAGATATTGAAACAATTTAAGTAA